The genomic stretch CTCCTTACATTCAAGCGTCTGCTTCTCCATGCTCATGTTGGCCAATAATAGTTACTCCGTATAATCTCCCCCCTGAAATGTGCATGACCAAACCATACTTGTTTTTGGCATGTCTCATACCCGGACCTAAAAACCCTAAATTAAAGATAGATGTCTACTTGCAACCATTGATTGATGATCTACATCGATTGTGGTCCAATGGAATATTGACCTATGATATATCTACAAAACAAAACTTCATCATGAAAGCCTGCTTGATGTGGACAATTAATGATTTTCTAGCCTATGGTATGTTATCTGGATGGGGAACACAAGGTAAattggcatgccctcattgtATGGAACACACTGATGCTTTCACCTTGAAAAGTGGCCATAAGAATTCCTGGTTTGACTGTCATTGTCGTTTCTTGCCATCTAATAACTCCTTCAGAAGGAGTAAAAGAAGTTTCCTAAAAAATAGGGTTGTGACCAATGAGCCACCTCCCATTTCCACAGGGAAAGATATATGGGCGGTAATAAGTAATTTTCCAAAAGTTACTGAAATTGGATGGGAGGCGAAATGGAAAGAATTCGAAGGGTATGGAGTGGATCACAATTGGAAAAAGCGAAGTATTTTTTGGGATCTCCAATATTGGAAGGATAACTTGTTAAGGCATAACCTCGATGTGATGCACATAGAAAAAAACGTCTTCGGTAATATATTTAATACTGTCATGAATGTTAAGGACAAAACAAAGGATAATGAAAAGGCAAGAGAAGACTTGGCTAAATTATGCTTTCGCGGGGACTTGGAGCTCCAACCCTTAGAAAACGGAAAGAATGGTAAACCAAAGGCTAGTTACACTCTAACCAAATCTGAAGCCAAGTTGGTTTGTAAATGGCTTAAGGAATTGAGAATGCCAGATGGCTATGCTTCAAACCTCAGTAGGTGTGCCAATGTAGAAAAGGGTACG from Lathyrus oleraceus cultivar Zhongwan6 chromosome 7, CAAS_Psat_ZW6_1.0, whole genome shotgun sequence encodes the following:
- the LOC127101983 gene encoding uncharacterized protein LOC127101983, giving the protein MLKRVCPVQKCLPENYYQATQLVSKLGLKVEKIDCCKNGCMLYYKDDSKLSKCKFCNAPRFIPRKTGMGKYKDIPVKRMFYFLIIPKLQRLYTSTESATEMRWHHMNKNSSNILRHPSDGKAWKHFDSVYPDFSREPRNVRLGLCSDGFTPYIQASASPCSCWPIIVTPYNLPPEMCMTKPYLFLACLIPGPKNPKLKIDVYLQPLIDDLHRLWSNGILTYDISTKQNFIMKACLMWTINDFLAYGMLSGWGTQGKLACPHCMEHTDAFTLKSGHKNSWFDCHCRFLPSNNSFRRSKRSFLKNRVVTNEPPPISTGKDIWAVISNFPKVTEIGWEAKWKEFEGYGVDHNWKKRSIFWDLQYWKDNLLRHNLDVMHIEKNVFGNIFNTVMNVKDKTKDNEKAREDLAKLCFRGDLELQPLENGKNGKPKASYTLTKSEAKLVCKWLKELRMPDGYASNLSRCANVEKGTVHGMKSHDCHVFMECLLPIAFHSLPDLVWKPLAELSRFFKDLCCNTLRMDDLVKLDENIPIIICKLERIFPPGFFDSMEHLPIHLAKEAVLGGPV